A part of Paludisphaera rhizosphaerae genomic DNA contains:
- a CDS encoding arylsulfatase — MNDHRPIASRVRLALRLLTTATALAVAAGAPPAGLARDGKPNVVFILADDLGRGDLGCYGQQKIRTPNVDRMAAEGMRFTRFYAGSPVCAPARCTLLTGKHTGHAFVRDNSEVQPEGQGPIPDSEVTLAEMFKAQGYTTAAIGKWGLGFPGSEGDPLRQGFDHFYGYNCQRHAHFHYPSYLWKDGQKITIPGNRDDGTGEVHSNDLFEAEALRFIEAEKGRPFFLFLPLTLIHASLQVPADSLAEYAGAFPETPYQGTHYKSHPTPRAAQAAMVTRLDRTVGRVLEKLRQCGLDDDTLVIFSSDNGPTRNEGGGDSPFFNSAGGLKGFKGSVYEGGIAVPLLVRWPGRVKPGSTCDFIGYFPDVPSTLMEIIGAPAPVGTDGFSFAPSLLGSSSPQPVHDLLYWEFASYGGQQAVRMGPWKAVRQNLSKGPAKTELYNLDDDPTESHDLAAGRPDATAYFEAVMKREHVPSPQFPLPSVDPR; from the coding sequence ATGAACGACCATCGCCCGATCGCCAGCCGCGTCCGTCTGGCCCTTCGCCTGCTGACGACCGCAACTGCGCTGGCCGTCGCCGCGGGGGCTCCTCCCGCCGGCCTTGCTCGCGACGGCAAACCGAACGTCGTGTTCATCCTGGCCGACGACCTGGGACGCGGCGACCTGGGCTGCTACGGCCAGCAGAAGATCCGCACCCCGAACGTCGACCGCATGGCCGCCGAGGGGATGCGGTTCACGCGGTTCTACGCCGGCTCGCCGGTCTGCGCCCCCGCTCGGTGCACGCTCTTGACCGGCAAGCACACCGGCCACGCCTTTGTCCGCGACAACTCTGAAGTCCAGCCCGAAGGGCAGGGGCCGATCCCCGATTCCGAGGTCACGCTGGCCGAGATGTTCAAGGCCCAGGGCTACACCACCGCCGCGATCGGCAAGTGGGGTCTGGGCTTCCCCGGCTCCGAGGGAGACCCGCTCCGGCAGGGGTTCGACCACTTCTACGGATACAACTGCCAGCGACACGCCCACTTCCACTACCCGTCCTATCTCTGGAAGGACGGCCAGAAGATCACGATCCCCGGCAACCGCGACGACGGCACCGGCGAGGTCCACTCCAACGACCTCTTCGAAGCCGAGGCGCTACGGTTCATCGAGGCCGAGAAGGGTCGCCCCTTCTTCCTCTTCCTGCCGCTGACCTTGATCCACGCCTCGCTCCAGGTCCCGGCCGACTCGCTGGCCGAGTACGCCGGCGCGTTCCCCGAAACCCCGTACCAGGGGACGCACTACAAGTCTCACCCAACCCCTCGCGCGGCGCAGGCGGCGATGGTCACACGCCTGGACCGCACGGTGGGCCGGGTTCTCGAAAAGCTCCGCCAGTGCGGTCTGGACGACGACACGCTGGTGATCTTCAGTTCCGACAACGGCCCGACCCGGAACGAAGGCGGCGGCGACAGCCCCTTCTTCAACTCGGCCGGCGGGCTGAAGGGCTTCAAGGGCTCGGTGTACGAGGGCGGCATCGCCGTCCCGCTCCTCGTCCGCTGGCCGGGGCGGGTCAAGCCTGGGTCGACCTGCGACTTCATTGGCTACTTCCCAGACGTGCCGTCGACCTTGATGGAGATCATCGGAGCGCCGGCGCCGGTGGGGACCGACGGGTTCAGCTTCGCCCCCAGCCTCCTCGGCTCGTCCTCACCCCAGCCGGTGCACGACCTGCTTTACTGGGAGTTCGCCTCATACGGCGGTCAGCAGGCGGTCCGGATGGGTCCCTGGAAGGCCGTGCGTCAGAACCTCTCCAAGGGTCCGGCCAAGACCGAGTTGTACAACCTCGACGACGACCCGACCGAATCCCACGACCTGGCCGCCGGCCGTCCCGATGCCACGGCTTACTTCGAGGCCGTGATGAAGAGAGAGCACGTTCCTTCGCCGCAGTTTCCGCTCCCCTCCGTCGACCCGCGATAG
- the ilvA gene encoding threonine ammonia-lyase, biosynthetic, with translation MSAPLDRMAYLQKILTARVYDVAVETPLQRASKLSARIGNDVWLKREDEQPVFSFKLRGAYNKMALLSPEQRGRGVVCASAGNHAQGVALSAKRLGCKAMIVMPTTTPSLKVDAVRALGGEVVLSGESYSDAYAHARELEKIHGYTFVHPFDDPDVIAGQGTIGMEILRQHQGPIHAVFAAIGGGGLIAGVAAYIKAVRPEIKIIGVQTTDSDAMIRSVRAGERVPLADVGLFSDGTAVKLVGEETFRLARELVDDYVAVETDAACAAIKDVFEDTRSILEPAGALAVAGAKQYAAEKKLKGETLVAIACGANMNFDRLRFVAERAEVGEEREALFAVTIPERRGSLRRLCELIGARSLTEFNYRISDDQSAHLFVGLAVVGRNESAELAKGFAASGFPVVDLTGDELSKEHVRHMVGGRSPLASDERVYRFEFPERPGALMRFLANMPPNWNISLFHYRNQGGDDARVLVGLQIPDDERAAFGEFTAGLGYPCVDETENPVYRLFLR, from the coding sequence ATGTCCGCCCCCCTCGACCGCATGGCCTACCTCCAGAAGATCCTCACGGCACGGGTGTATGACGTGGCCGTGGAGACGCCCTTGCAGCGGGCGTCGAAACTCTCGGCGAGGATCGGCAATGACGTCTGGCTGAAGCGCGAGGACGAGCAACCCGTCTTCAGCTTCAAGCTGCGCGGTGCGTACAACAAGATGGCCCTGCTCTCGCCGGAGCAGCGAGGGCGAGGGGTCGTCTGCGCGTCGGCCGGGAACCATGCGCAGGGAGTGGCGTTGAGCGCAAAGAGGCTCGGGTGCAAGGCGATGATCGTCATGCCGACCACGACGCCTTCCCTGAAGGTCGACGCCGTGCGCGCTCTCGGCGGCGAGGTCGTCCTCTCCGGTGAGAGTTACTCCGACGCCTACGCCCACGCCCGCGAGCTGGAGAAGATTCACGGTTACACGTTCGTGCATCCGTTCGACGACCCCGACGTCATCGCCGGCCAGGGGACGATCGGCATGGAGATCCTCCGCCAGCACCAGGGGCCGATCCACGCGGTGTTCGCGGCGATCGGCGGCGGCGGGCTGATCGCGGGGGTCGCGGCTTATATCAAGGCGGTCCGCCCCGAGATCAAGATCATCGGCGTGCAGACGACCGACTCCGACGCCATGATCCGTTCCGTCCGCGCCGGGGAACGCGTGCCGCTGGCCGACGTTGGGCTGTTCTCCGACGGCACGGCCGTCAAGCTCGTCGGCGAGGAGACCTTCCGCCTGGCCCGCGAGCTGGTCGACGACTATGTCGCCGTTGAGACCGACGCCGCCTGCGCCGCGATCAAGGACGTCTTTGAGGACACCCGCAGCATCCTGGAGCCGGCTGGCGCCCTGGCCGTCGCGGGGGCCAAGCAGTACGCGGCGGAGAAGAAGCTCAAGGGGGAGACCCTCGTCGCCATCGCCTGCGGCGCGAATATGAACTTCGACCGCCTCCGGTTCGTCGCCGAACGCGCGGAGGTCGGCGAGGAGCGCGAGGCCCTCTTCGCCGTCACCATCCCCGAGCGTCGCGGCAGTTTGAGGCGGCTCTGCGAATTGATCGGCGCGCGGAGCCTGACCGAGTTCAACTACCGAATCTCCGACGACCAGTCCGCCCACCTCTTCGTCGGCCTGGCCGTCGTCGGCCGCAATGAATCGGCCGAGTTGGCGAAGGGCTTCGCGGCGTCGGGCTTCCCCGTGGTCGACCTGACGGGCGACGAACTGTCCAAGGAGCACGTTCGCCACATGGTCGGCGGTCGCAGCCCTCTGGCCAGCGACGAGCGCGTCTACCGCTTCGAGTTCCCCGAACGCCCCGGCGCCCTGATGCGGTTCCTCGCGAACATGCCGCCGAACTGGAACATCAGCCTGTTCCACTACCGCAATCAGGGGGGCGACGACGCCCGGGTCCTCGTCGGCCTGCAAATCCCCGACGACGAACGCGCGGCCTTCGGCGAGTTCACCGCCGGCCTCGGCTACCCGTGCGTCGACGAGACCGAGAACCCGGTTTACCGCCTCTTCCTCCGCTGA
- a CDS encoding ABC transporter ATP-binding protein, whose amino-acid sequence MIETNDLTKMYGEMYALNRLNLTLNQGDVYGFIGPNGAGKTTTMRILATLLNPSWGEATVCGYSIYTGSKEIRRVIGYMPDFFGVYDDMKVIEYLEFFASAYRIKGAARKKICEEVLELVDLTYKRDALVTSLSRGMTQRLGLARTLLHDPQVLLLDEPASGLDPRARIEMRALLKELRAMGKTILVSSHILPELADICNKIGIIEQGCLLVNGEVTEVMKRVRTDVVLNINVADRLTECADFLEAQPEVETVDEKNGVLIVKLRAGVHQYGFLANRIMENGFELTLFKEDEINLETAFMHLTKGITS is encoded by the coding sequence ATGATCGAGACCAACGACCTGACGAAGATGTACGGCGAGATGTACGCCCTGAACCGCCTCAACCTGACGCTCAACCAGGGAGACGTCTACGGCTTCATCGGGCCCAACGGCGCCGGCAAGACGACGACCATGCGGATCCTCGCCACCCTGCTCAACCCGAGCTGGGGCGAGGCCACCGTCTGCGGCTACTCGATCTACACCGGCTCCAAGGAGATCCGCCGCGTCATCGGCTACATGCCCGACTTCTTCGGCGTGTACGATGACATGAAGGTCATCGAATACCTCGAATTCTTCGCCTCCGCCTACCGCATCAAGGGCGCGGCGCGGAAGAAGATCTGCGAGGAAGTCCTCGAGCTGGTCGACCTGACCTACAAGCGCGACGCTCTGGTGACGAGCCTCTCGCGCGGGATGACCCAGCGCCTGGGCCTCGCCCGGACGCTGCTGCACGACCCCCAGGTGCTCCTGCTCGACGAGCCTGCCTCGGGCCTCGACCCCCGCGCCCGGATCGAGATGCGGGCCCTGCTCAAGGAGCTACGGGCGATGGGCAAGACGATCCTCGTCTCCAGCCACATCCTTCCGGAACTTGCCGACATCTGCAACAAGATCGGCATCATCGAGCAAGGCTGCCTACTGGTGAACGGCGAGGTGACCGAGGTCATGAAGCGCGTCCGAACGGACGTCGTCCTGAACATCAACGTCGCCGACCGCCTCACCGAATGCGCCGACTTCCTCGAAGCCCAGCCCGAGGTCGAGACCGTCGACGAGAAGAACGGCGTCCTCATCGTTAAACTCCGCGCGGGCGTCCACCAGTACGGCTTCCTCGCCAACCGGATCATGGAAAACGGCTTCGAGCTGACCCTCTTCAAGGAAGACGAGATCAACCTCGAAACGGCGTTCATGCACTTGACCAAGGGCATCACGAGCTGA